The following proteins are co-located in the bacterium genome:
- a CDS encoding Clp1/GlmU family protein, with the protein MVEWRKAISAILDAPGVVVILGSVDVGKTTFATALANGAVRAGRRPAIVDADTGQSDLGPPTTVGLGMVDRPVRRMIEIPLRAAYFVGDTSPRDTHRFVVDGIVRLITRAQALGASTIVVDTTGWIEGAAAVAAKVREVRAAEPRHVVAIQRAEEVEAILARMPGGVTVHRLRPDLRARKRSSRERRAFREHQFAQYFRDARTLTLNLDTVRQERSVVHAGRRVPAARIVAELPARELRHRLVGLADADGGLVALGTVLGVRPGGVALDIAAPRRSVEAVSTLQWGMLRVSPAGREESRAPGAA; encoded by the coding sequence ATGGTGGAGTGGCGGAAGGCGATCAGCGCGATCCTGGACGCGCCAGGCGTCGTGGTGATCCTTGGGTCGGTGGACGTCGGCAAAACGACATTCGCCACCGCGCTGGCCAACGGCGCGGTTCGCGCCGGACGCCGGCCAGCGATCGTCGACGCCGACACCGGGCAGTCGGATCTGGGCCCGCCCACCACGGTTGGATTGGGCATGGTGGACCGTCCCGTGCGACGGATGATCGAGATCCCGCTTCGCGCTGCCTACTTTGTCGGCGACACCTCTCCCCGCGACACGCACCGGTTCGTGGTCGACGGGATCGTGCGGTTGATCACGCGGGCGCAGGCGCTCGGCGCCTCGACGATCGTGGTCGATACCACCGGGTGGATCGAGGGCGCGGCGGCGGTCGCAGCCAAGGTTCGAGAGGTACGTGCGGCGGAGCCGCGGCACGTAGTCGCGATCCAGCGCGCCGAAGAGGTCGAGGCGATCCTCGCGCGCATGCCTGGGGGCGTGACGGTCCACCGTCTCCGCCCCGATCTGCGGGCGCGGAAGCGCTCGAGCCGGGAGCGCCGGGCGTTTCGCGAGCACCAGTTTGCGCAGTACTTTCGAGACGCCCGCACCTTGACCCTGAACCTCGACACGGTGCGGCAGGAGCGGAGTGTCGTCCATGCCGGACGCCGCGTCCCCGCCGCCCGCATCGTCGCCGAATTGCCGGCTCGCGAGCTTCGACACCGGCTCGTCGGGCTCGCCGACGCGGACGGCGGGTTGGTGGCCCTCGGCACGGTCCTGGGCGTGCGGCCGGGCGGCGTCGCGCTGGACATCGCCGCACCGCGGCGCTCCGTCGAGGCCGTGAGCACACTGCAGTGGGGCATGCTCCGCGTCTCGCCCGCCGGCCGCGAGGAAAGTCGGGCCCCCGGAGCCGCGTGA
- a CDS encoding DUF881 domain-containing protein, which produces MTARSWQIGLTAVALAVGFVLAVQVRTERSIETSLQVTSGRLGEVAYRYQQAEQRQADLRERLAELRQGIADEEQRAAAGREATAALAADLSRMRTLAGLSAVHGPGVLVTISDSTRALRPGEDPNLVLIHYSDVYAVVAALFAGGAEAVAVNGERVVGTTGISCVGTTILCNARRLAPPYRIEAIGDPHALRTVVTARGGILDELRAFDFPVTVAVESDVRLSAYAGTFVHRFATPVDTGR; this is translated from the coding sequence ATGACGGCGCGTTCCTGGCAGATCGGCCTGACCGCGGTTGCGCTTGCCGTGGGCTTCGTGCTCGCGGTGCAGGTGCGCACGGAGCGCTCGATCGAAACGAGCCTGCAGGTGACCTCCGGACGCCTCGGCGAGGTGGCGTACCGCTATCAGCAGGCCGAGCAACGCCAGGCGGACCTTCGCGAACGGCTGGCGGAACTGCGGCAGGGCATCGCCGACGAGGAGCAGCGGGCGGCGGCCGGCCGGGAAGCGACGGCGGCGCTCGCCGCCGACCTGAGCCGGATGCGGACCCTCGCCGGACTGAGCGCCGTGCACGGGCCGGGCGTGCTCGTCACGATCTCCGACAGCACGCGCGCGCTCCGGCCGGGCGAAGATCCGAACTTGGTATTGATCCACTACTCCGACGTGTACGCGGTCGTCGCCGCGCTGTTCGCCGGAGGCGCCGAGGCCGTCGCCGTCAACGGCGAACGTGTCGTCGGGACGACCGGCATCTCCTGCGTCGGCACGACGATCTTGTGCAACGCGCGCCGGCTCGCGCCGCCGTACCGCATCGAGGCGATCGGCGATCCGCACGCGCTGCGGACCGTGGTCACGGCACGCGGCGGCATTCTCGACGAGCTGCGCGCGTTCGATTTTCCGGTCACGGTGGCGGTCGAGAGCGACGTCCGGTTGTCGGCGTACGCGGGCACGTTTGTGCACCGGTTCGCCACACCGGTCGACACGGGGAGGTGA
- a CDS encoding V-type ATP synthase subunit E, whose product MGSELSQLLEREARAEKDKALGEARARAEEILAAGRREAEEALAAGRHRLEGERAQEHARATSTASLRAAALVLAAKDEGIRAVFERAEAEVRAAAADPARRRAMIRALLREAARGVSGGRVAVEVSPGDADAAREVVRELGLDAEVREAPGVRDGVRLVSQDGRAIIENMLPGRLARARRELVSRVAEVLWGA is encoded by the coding sequence ATGGGATCCGAGCTGAGCCAGCTGCTCGAACGGGAGGCGAGGGCCGAGAAGGACAAGGCCCTCGGCGAGGCCCGGGCGCGGGCGGAGGAGATCCTCGCGGCCGGGCGCCGCGAGGCCGAGGAGGCGCTGGCGGCGGGCCGGCACCGGTTGGAGGGAGAGCGCGCGCAGGAGCACGCTCGCGCCACCAGCACCGCCAGCCTGCGGGCGGCGGCGCTCGTGCTCGCGGCGAAGGACGAGGGCATCCGCGCGGTGTTCGAGCGCGCGGAGGCGGAGGTGCGCGCCGCGGCGGCCGATCCGGCGCGCCGGCGGGCGATGATCCGCGCTCTGCTCCGGGAGGCGGCGCGGGGGGTCTCCGGCGGGCGTGTCGCGGTGGAGGTCTCCCCTGGGGACGCGGACGCGGCCCGCGAGGTCGTGCGAGAGCTCGGTCTCGACGCGGAGGTGCGAGAAGCTCCCGGCGTGCGGGACGGCGTCCGTCTCGTGAGCCAGGACGGACGGGCGATCATTGAGAACATGCTGCCCGGTCGGCTCGCCCGCGCGCGGCGCGAACTGGTCTCCCGGGTCGCGGAGGTGCTGTGGGGCGCGTGA
- a CDS encoding V-type ATPase subunit: MGDFAYINARVKVMKSRLLPPGRAEELLHAPDLEAVIQALADTPYNLELQEALSRFAGVRAVDEALSQNFYHTTQRILSFADGTPRDVIEVVLLRYDLQNIRAIIRGKSTGRSQEEILGTLFPGGLLSEVKLKELLQQPDLKAIADTLVTWMHPLARALREGVDAAQRGGSLLDVEMALDRAYVRYGMRIADTEGESALRRYLLAEVTMTNLKTALKLRRIKDLPREERERFFVSGGSLPLERFLTLADPQSSLSEVATMRLFGADLTGTEDLPEMERAIDQSFVRMTARMYMGDPLALDVVIGYLARKGAEVSNLRVVAHARQLGIPEDVARRELVNV, from the coding sequence ATGGGCGACTTCGCGTACATCAACGCGCGCGTCAAGGTCATGAAATCCCGTCTGCTTCCGCCGGGACGCGCCGAGGAGCTCCTCCACGCCCCCGACCTGGAGGCGGTCATCCAGGCGCTGGCCGACACCCCGTACAACCTCGAGCTGCAGGAGGCGCTGAGCCGCTTCGCCGGCGTGCGGGCGGTCGACGAAGCGTTGTCGCAGAACTTCTACCACACGACCCAACGCATCCTGAGTTTCGCGGACGGCACTCCCCGGGACGTGATCGAGGTCGTGCTGCTGCGGTACGATCTGCAGAACATCCGGGCGATCATCCGGGGGAAGTCCACGGGGCGAAGCCAGGAGGAGATCCTCGGCACGCTGTTTCCGGGGGGCCTCTTGAGCGAGGTGAAGCTCAAGGAACTGCTGCAGCAGCCGGACCTCAAGGCGATCGCGGATACGCTCGTTACGTGGATGCACCCGCTCGCCCGTGCGCTGCGGGAAGGCGTGGACGCGGCGCAGCGCGGCGGCAGCTTGCTCGACGTGGAGATGGCGCTCGACCGCGCCTACGTCCGGTACGGCATGCGGATCGCCGACACCGAGGGCGAGTCCGCGCTCCGCCGGTACCTCCTGGCGGAGGTCACGATGACCAACCTGAAGACGGCGCTCAAGCTGCGCCGGATCAAGGACCTGCCCCGCGAGGAGCGGGAGCGGTTCTTCGTCTCGGGGGGATCGTTGCCGCTGGAGCGCTTTCTCACGCTCGCCGATCCGCAGTCGAGCCTCTCCGAGGTCGCGACGATGCGGCTGTTCGGCGCCGACCTGACCGGGACCGAGGATCTGCCGGAGATGGAACGGGCGATCGACCAGTCGTTCGTGCGGATGACCGCCCGGATGTACATGGGGGATCCGCTCGCGCTGGACGTGGTGATCGGATACCTCGCGCGGAAGGGCGCCGAGGTCAGCAACCTGCGCGTCGTCGCGCACGCGCGCCAACTCGGCATTCCCGAGGACGTCGCGCGCCGGGAGCTCGTGAATGTATAA
- a CDS encoding V-type ATP synthase subunit B gives MNLATKRYTSINYISGPLLFVEGAKDLSYGAIVEIHVQDGSVRGGQVIEVSTRNAVIQVFEETRGMDLAKTSLSLREDVARIAVSREMIGRRFNGLGDPIDGLPPIIPEKRIPILGAPINPVAREKPAEFIQTGISTVDVMNTLVRGQKLPIFSGAGLPANEIAAQIARQSKVLGEAEQFSVVFGAMGITQREASFFIHEFESTGALARSVVFMNLADDPTIERLMTPRAALTVAEYLAYELDMQVLVILTDMTNYCEALREIGAAREEIPGRRGYPGYMYTDLASIYERAGRLKNKKGTITQVPILTMPDDDITHPIADLTGYITEGQLVLARPLHRQGIYPPINPLPSLSRLMNNGIGKGRTRVDHRQVADQLYSAYAQGLDLRRLVAIIGEEALTENDRLYLRFADGFEKEFINQGGADRSIEDSLTLGWKLLSTFPKTALTRISKDHVDKYYYGEQLEKVYRPGEIRV, from the coding sequence ATGAACCTGGCGACTAAGCGCTATACCAGCATCAACTACATCTCGGGACCGCTGTTGTTCGTCGAGGGCGCGAAGGACCTGTCGTACGGGGCGATCGTTGAGATCCACGTCCAGGACGGCAGCGTCCGCGGCGGACAGGTGATCGAGGTCTCCACCCGGAACGCGGTGATTCAGGTGTTCGAGGAGACGCGCGGGATGGACCTCGCCAAGACGTCGCTCAGTCTGCGCGAGGACGTCGCCCGGATCGCGGTCAGCCGCGAGATGATCGGGCGCCGGTTCAACGGCCTCGGCGACCCGATCGACGGGCTGCCGCCGATCATCCCCGAGAAGCGGATCCCGATCCTCGGCGCGCCGATCAACCCGGTCGCGCGGGAGAAGCCCGCCGAGTTCATCCAGACCGGGATCTCCACGGTGGACGTGATGAACACCTTGGTGCGGGGGCAGAAGCTGCCGATCTTTTCCGGGGCCGGGCTGCCCGCGAACGAAATCGCCGCGCAGATCGCGCGCCAGTCGAAGGTGCTCGGCGAGGCCGAGCAGTTTTCGGTGGTGTTCGGCGCGATGGGGATCACTCAGCGGGAGGCGTCGTTCTTCATCCACGAGTTCGAGAGCACCGGGGCGCTCGCGCGCAGCGTGGTGTTCATGAACCTCGCCGACGATCCGACGATCGAGCGGCTGATGACGCCGCGCGCCGCGCTCACGGTCGCCGAGTACCTCGCCTACGAACTCGACATGCAGGTGCTCGTGATCTTGACCGACATGACCAACTACTGTGAGGCGCTGCGCGAGATCGGCGCCGCGCGCGAAGAGATCCCCGGCCGGCGCGGCTACCCCGGCTACATGTACACCGACCTCGCCAGCATCTACGAGCGGGCCGGCCGTCTGAAGAACAAGAAGGGGACGATCACGCAGGTGCCGATTCTGACGATGCCCGACGACGACATCACGCACCCAATCGCCGACCTGACCGGGTACATTACGGAGGGGCAGCTGGTGCTGGCGCGCCCGCTGCACCGGCAGGGGATCTACCCGCCGATCAACCCGCTGCCGAGTTTGTCGCGTCTCATGAACAACGGCATCGGCAAGGGCCGGACGCGTGTCGACCACCGGCAGGTCGCCGACCAGCTGTACTCGGCGTACGCGCAAGGCCTGGACCTCCGGCGTCTCGTCGCGATCATCGGCGAGGAGGCGTTGACGGAAAACGACCGTCTGTATCTGCGCTTCGCGGACGGGTTCGAGAAGGAGTTCATCAACCAGGGCGGGGCGGACCGGTCTATCGAGGATTCGCTGACCCTGGGCTGGAAACTGTTGTCGACGTTCCCGAAGACGGCGCTGACGCGGATCAGCAAGGATCACGTGGATAAATACTACTACGGGGAGCAGTTGGAGAAGGTCTACCGGCCCGGCGAGATCCGGGTCTAG
- a CDS encoding V-type ATP synthase subunit D, with product MADTISPTRMNLLQRQNQVKLAQQGVDLLKRKRDALVADFFNIVRRALAARERLMQTAGEAYTLLSLAKAVEGREVLESAALADGRRLEVGIDSRNVWGTRIPTITTDEVRRTVLTRGQDPVAVTSRTVESADHFEEIVAALLDVASTEVTLRKIGEEIKKTTRRVNALEQVVIPRIRGEIRYIRDVLEQRAREDVFRLKRIKKKLEAKASSGT from the coding sequence ATGGCCGATACGATCAGCCCAACCCGAATGAACCTCCTGCAGCGCCAGAACCAGGTCAAACTGGCGCAGCAGGGGGTCGATCTGCTGAAGCGCAAGCGCGACGCGCTGGTCGCGGACTTTTTCAACATCGTCCGGCGCGCGCTCGCTGCGCGCGAGCGGTTGATGCAGACCGCCGGCGAAGCCTACACGCTGCTGAGCCTCGCGAAGGCGGTCGAGGGGCGAGAGGTGCTTGAGTCGGCGGCGCTCGCCGACGGGCGCCGCCTCGAGGTCGGGATCGACAGCAGGAACGTGTGGGGAACCCGCATCCCCACGATTACCACGGACGAAGTGCGGCGCACGGTGCTCACCCGCGGACAGGACCCCGTGGCGGTGACATCGCGCACCGTGGAGAGCGCTGACCACTTCGAGGAGATCGTCGCCGCGCTGCTGGACGTCGCGAGCACCGAGGTGACGCTCCGCAAGATCGGCGAAGAGATCAAGAAGACGACCCGCCGGGTGAACGCGCTCGAGCAAGTGGTGATCCCGCGGATCCGGGGCGAGATCCGGTACATCCGCGACGTCCTAGAGCAGCGCGCCCGCGAGGACGTGTTTCGGCTCAAGCGCATCAAGAAGAAGCTGGAGGCCAAAGCCTCGTCCGGGACGTAG
- a CDS encoding small basic family protein encodes MVLPIVGLLAGLALGLLVSFQVPLTYVKYSAIAILAAVDTLLGGARAQFEGRFDLRVFLSGFVVNTLFAAGLTALGDLLGLDIYLGAVVAFSIRIFNNIGFIRRDLMGLVWRTPPLEAGET; translated from the coding sequence ATGGTACTGCCGATCGTGGGGCTGCTGGCCGGCCTCGCCCTGGGGCTGCTCGTCAGCTTCCAGGTGCCGCTGACCTACGTCAAGTACAGCGCGATCGCGATCCTCGCGGCGGTCGACACGCTGCTCGGAGGTGCCCGCGCGCAGTTCGAGGGGCGGTTCGACCTGCGCGTGTTTCTCTCCGGGTTCGTTGTCAATACCCTGTTTGCCGCGGGGCTGACCGCGCTCGGCGATCTGCTGGGGCTGGACATCTACCTGGGCGCCGTGGTCGCATTCAGCATCCGGATCTTCAACAACATCGGCTTCATCCGCCGGGACCTCATGGGGCTGGTGTGGCGTACGCCACCGCTCGAGGCGGGCGAGACGTAG
- a CDS encoding V-type ATP synthase subunit F: MYKMAVITDGETATGFRLAGVEVREADTPARALEELQACIAAGYGVVAVNEDLLAGTDEARARLLRGRDLPIVVPLPPARVEMESGEAYIARLVKEHIGFYVKLK; the protein is encoded by the coding sequence ATGTATAAGATGGCGGTGATCACCGACGGCGAGACGGCGACGGGGTTCCGTCTCGCCGGGGTGGAAGTGCGCGAGGCGGACACGCCCGCCCGTGCCCTCGAAGAGCTCCAGGCGTGCATCGCGGCGGGGTACGGCGTCGTCGCGGTGAACGAGGACCTGCTCGCCGGCACCGACGAGGCGCGCGCCCGGCTCCTGCGCGGCCGGGATCTGCCGATCGTCGTGCCGCTGCCGCCGGCCCGGGTGGAGATGGAGAGCGGGGAGGCGTACATCGCCCGCCTCGTGAAAGAGCACATCGGATTCTACGTGAAGCTCAAGTGA
- a CDS encoding V-type ATP synthase subunit A, whose protein sequence is MAVVGEITRISGPAVIAHGLAGARMYDIVRVGREKLIGEIIRLDGDTAFVQVYEDTSGLFVGEPVESTDAPLQLELGPGMLSSIYDGIQRPLDKIREAQGDFISRGVVVNSLDRERKWTFVPKAKAGDRVGPGDVIGEVQEYSYAHRIMVPPDVAEDELAEIRGGEFKVTDVVARLKGGIELRMMTTWPVRVPRPAARKLEPTELFVTGQRVLDVLFPVAMGGTAAVPGPFGSGKTVVQQTLSKWSNADIIVYVGCGERGNEMTDVLTEFPELEDPRNGRPLMERTILVANTSNMPVAAREASIYTGVTMAEYFRDMGYRVALMADSTSRWAEALREISSRLEEMPAEEGYPPYLASRLSAFYERAGRAVVLGKDQRVGAVTVVGAVSPPGGDLSEPVTQSTLRIVGAFWSLDAQLAYRRHFPSINWNRSYSLYESLLNAWYAENVAKDFTEQRSWLSAILAREAGLQEVVQLVGPDALQDDERLVIELGRMIREFFLQQSAFSEVDASCTLEKAYWMVRGMRAFYEAAGVALKGDMTIDEMLNLPQNEQIARFKEVPNDKFKTVIDEFLRELPAAFKGHAGAAAGGDGQRGAAAKEGVR, encoded by the coding sequence ATGGCGGTCGTAGGCGAGATTACGCGCATCTCGGGCCCGGCGGTGATCGCCCACGGCCTGGCCGGCGCGCGCATGTACGACATCGTGCGGGTGGGCCGGGAGAAGCTGATCGGCGAGATCATCCGGCTGGACGGGGACACGGCGTTCGTGCAGGTGTACGAGGATACCTCGGGGCTGTTCGTCGGCGAGCCGGTGGAGTCCACCGATGCGCCCTTGCAGCTCGAACTGGGCCCCGGGATGCTGAGCAGCATCTACGACGGCATCCAGCGCCCGCTCGACAAGATCCGCGAGGCCCAAGGCGACTTCATTTCGCGCGGCGTCGTCGTGAACTCCCTGGATCGGGAGCGGAAGTGGACGTTCGTGCCGAAGGCCAAGGCGGGCGACCGGGTCGGGCCGGGCGACGTGATCGGCGAGGTGCAGGAGTACTCGTACGCGCACCGGATCATGGTCCCCCCGGACGTCGCCGAGGACGAGCTCGCCGAGATCAGAGGCGGCGAGTTCAAGGTGACCGACGTCGTCGCGCGGCTGAAGGGCGGGATCGAGCTCCGCATGATGACCACGTGGCCGGTGCGCGTGCCGCGCCCCGCCGCGCGGAAGCTGGAGCCGACGGAGCTGTTCGTGACCGGGCAGCGGGTGCTGGACGTCCTGTTCCCGGTGGCGATGGGAGGGACGGCGGCGGTGCCCGGGCCGTTCGGCAGCGGGAAGACGGTCGTGCAGCAGACGCTGTCCAAGTGGTCGAACGCGGACATCATCGTCTACGTCGGCTGCGGCGAGCGCGGGAACGAGATGACCGACGTGCTGACCGAGTTCCCCGAGCTCGAGGACCCGCGGAACGGACGCCCGCTCATGGAGCGGACGATCCTGGTCGCGAACACCTCGAACATGCCCGTCGCGGCCCGCGAGGCGAGCATTTATACCGGCGTCACGATGGCGGAGTACTTCCGCGACATGGGCTACCGCGTCGCGTTGATGGCCGATTCCACGAGCCGCTGGGCCGAAGCGCTGCGCGAGATCTCCTCCCGGCTGGAGGAGATGCCGGCGGAGGAAGGCTACCCGCCGTACCTCGCCAGCCGGCTGTCCGCGTTCTACGAGCGGGCCGGCCGCGCGGTCGTGCTCGGCAAGGACCAGCGCGTCGGCGCCGTGACGGTGGTCGGCGCGGTATCGCCGCCGGGCGGCGACCTGTCGGAGCCGGTGACGCAGAGCACGCTGCGGATCGTGGGCGCGTTCTGGTCGTTGGACGCGCAGCTCGCCTACCGGCGGCACTTCCCGTCGATCAACTGGAACCGGTCCTACAGCCTGTACGAGAGCCTGCTCAACGCCTGGTACGCCGAGAACGTGGCGAAGGACTTCACCGAGCAGCGGAGCTGGTTGAGCGCGATCCTGGCCCGCGAGGCCGGCCTGCAGGAAGTGGTCCAGCTCGTGGGGCCGGATGCGTTGCAGGACGACGAGCGGCTGGTGATCGAGCTCGGCCGGATGATCCGCGAGTTCTTCCTCCAGCAGAGCGCGTTCAGCGAGGTGGACGCCTCGTGCACGCTGGAGAAGGCGTATTGGATGGTTCGCGGGATGCGGGCGTTCTACGAAGCCGCGGGCGTCGCGCTCAAAGGGGATATGACGATCGACGAGATGCTCAATCTGCCGCAGAACGAACAGATCGCCCGGTTCAAGGAAGTGCCAAACGACAAGTTCAAGACCGTCATCGACGAGTTCTTGCGGGAGCTGCCCGCGGCGTTCAAGGGGCACGCGGGGGCGGCTGCGGGCGGCGACGGGCAGCGCGGCGCCGCGGCGAAGGAGGGAGTCCGATGA